The genome window ACGAGGAGGTCGAGGGCCCGGTGGAGGTGGTGAACAAGTTCTGCGGCAACCTCTGGACGGCCGTCTACGACCACTCCCCCCTCGATGTGGTCGCCTGGCACGGCAATCTCACCCCGTACGTCTACGACCTGCGCCGTTTCAATGTCATCGGGACGATCTCGTACGACCACCCGGACCCGTCGATCTTCACGGTGCTGACCTCGCCGAGCGACACCCCGGGCCTGGCGGGGGTGGACTTCGTGGTGTTCGCGCCGCGCTGGCTGGTGGGCGAGGACACGTTCCGGCCGCCGTACTTCCACCGGAACGTGATGAGCGAGTACATGGGCCTGATCGAGGGCGCGTACGACGCGAAGGCGGAGGGCTTCGTGCCGGGCGGTGGCTCGCTGCACACCATGATGTCGGCGCACGGACCGGACCGGGAGACCTTCGACCGGGCGAGCGCGGCGGAGCTGGGGCCGCAGCGGGTCGACGACGGGCTCGCGTTCATGTTCGAGACGCGCTGGCCGATCCTCACGACCGCGCAGGCGGCCCGCACGGAGCGGCTCCAGCGGGGGTACGACGACGTGTGGTCCGGACTCCAGCGCCACTTCGGCCCGTTGCGCTGAACGCGCCGGGCCGGGTACGGATTCCGTCATGACCTCCTTCGCTCCGGACTCGCTCGTCCTGAACCGCAAACTGCCGCTCTGGTATCAGGTGTCGCAGTCCCTGCGCGCCTCGATACTGGGCCGGTCGGCCCGGGATCCGCTGCGGCTGCCGACGGAGGAGCAGTTGGCCGGGCACTACGGGGTGAGCGTGCTGACCATGCGGCAGGCGCTGAAGGAACTGGAGGACGAGGGGCTGATCACCCGGCACCGCCGGCGCGGCACGTTCATCGAGCCGAGCGCGCGCCGGGGTTCACCGGTGCGGCTGCTCGGCTCGGTGGACGCCATCGTGGCGCAGCAGTCGGGGATGACGACCGAGCTGCTGGACCAGGGCACCGCCCCTCTGTCGGGTGAACTCTCTGAGTACTTCCCCGACTTGACCGAGGTGGCCACGTACCACCGGCTGCGCGCCGACGAGAAGACGGGCGAGCCCACCAACCACGCCCGCAACTACGTCCGCCCGGAGCTGGCCGCGCGCATCGACCGCGACGATCTGCTGCGCTGGCCGATGACCAAGGTCCTGCGGGACGTGGTGGGCGTGGGCATCAGCCGGATCACCGACACCGTCGAGGCCCGTATCGCCGACCCGGAGACGGCCCGCCTCCTGCACGTCCCCCTCCTCAGCCCGATCCTCCACTACACGGGCGTCACCTACGACGACGCGGGCCGCGTCCTGGACGTGGCGGTCATCCACTACCGCGGCGACCGCTTCTCGTTCACGGTGACCCTCGACGCGCACTGAGAAGTCCTTTCACCGTGCCCGTCGTACGATGCCCAGCGTGACGCCCGACGACGTTCCGCTGCTCGCGGACCTCATGCCGTGGTCCGTCGCACCGCCACGGCTGGGCCGGGGGTGGCCGACGGGTCCCGACGCCGCCTCCCTGAAGGCCCGCTGGGACGCCCTGGTGAAGGCCGAGGGCCCGGACCGAGAGACGCTGTTCGCCCCCACCCGGTCCCGGACCCTGGCCTCGGCGGTGGCCCAGCTGCCGGGGCAGTCCAGCGGCACCGGGCGGCTGGCCCGGGAGTCGGGGCCCTGTCCGGAGCCCGTGCGGATCCTGGCGGCCCCGTTCGACGAGCAGTGGCTCGTCCCCGACCACCGGCTGATCGACGCGGCCCGCCCCGAGCTGTGGCGGGTGGCGGACGAGCGGCAGGTCTTCGTGGTCGAGCAGACGGTCGCCCCGGAGTCCTCGGGGCCGGTCCTGCTCGCCTCCCCCGTCCTGCCGCTGCTCCCGCTCCACGGCCCGCGCGTCGGCCGCGTCCGGCCCCTGTACCGGCGGCCGGGCGGCCTGGAGCCCAACCTCGCGCCGGGCCTGCCGGAGTATCTCGGCGCACGTCTCGGCACGGGCGCCGTCGATCCCGTCGACGTCCTCGCCTGGATCCTGGTGGCGGCGCGGCCCGGCCCGAACCGGGTCGACGTCCCGCTCCCCACCGACCCGGAGGCCTGGTCGCACGGCGTCGAACTGGGCCGCCGCGTCCTCTGGTTGCACCTGCGCCGCGACGGCGACCGCCCCAGACTCCCCGGTGGTCGCCGCCCCTACGTCCGCGCCCCGCTGCCCGCCCGCCCCCTCGAACTCCTCTACGACCGCGAGGAGGAGAGTCTGCTCGTCGGCGAGGGCCGTATCTCGCCCGTGCCGTCCGAGGCCTGGGACTTCCATGTGGGCGGTGCGCGCGTCCTGGAGGAGTGGTTCGCGCGTCGGACGGAGGCCGCCGAGCCCGGCACGCTGGAGGCGATCCGCCCGCCGACCTGGCCGCAGACCTGGACGTCGGAACTGCTGGAGCTGATCACCGTGCTGGCACTGCTGGCGGAACAGCGGCAGAGGCAGGGCGAGTTGACCGTGGAGGAACCGATCACCACGGCCGATCTGCGCGAGGCGGGCGTACTCCCGGTCCCGGAATCCTCCCGCGGCCCCGCCTCGGTCCTGGACCATCACGAGGAGGGCCCGGAGGGCCAGTTCACGTTGCTGTAGGGGGACTTGCAGAGCAGCCGGGTGCACCACCCCTTACGGCGCGAACGATTCCAGCACCCTCCCCAGCATCCACTCGAACGCGGCGTCCAGATCGATCGGCCCCGGATCCTCCGTGAACGCCGCGGCCAGCCGCGGATACGCCCCGCTCGCGATCTGACCCCCGAGATACGCGATCCGCACCGCGTTCTCCCGCTCCTCCGACCACGGCAGTGACCGCACCCGCTCGGCCGTCGCCAGTTCGTTCGCGACGTACGTCGTCACGCACCCGTTCACCATCGCGAGCAGCTGCATCTTCGTCCCGTACGGTGCGTCGAGCGAGTCCATGCAGGTCATGCAGTGCTCCAGATACCGCAGCCCGTTGGGGCTGAAGCCGTAGACCGGCGACATCAGCCGTGGCATCCAGGGGTGCCGGCGCAACAGGGCCCGCGTCTGGTGGGCCACCCGGCGCATGTCGGCCTGCCAGTCGGCGCCGGGCTCCCACAGCTCGTGCTCGCCGCTGACCGTGTCGACCATCAGCTCGTACAGGTCCTCCTTGCGCGGCACGTAGTTGTAGAGCGACATCGTGCCGCAGCCCAGCTCGGCCGCGACATGCCGCATGGACACCGCGTCGAGTCCGCCCGCGTCGGCCAGCCGCACGGCCGCCGCCGCGATGTCCGCGCGGCTGAACGCGGGCCGGGGGCCTCGGCCGGTGCGCTCGGGGCGCGCCCAGATCACTTCGGGTTGGGCCGCTCGGCCAGCCATCGATCATCACCTCGGCCACCATCCTAGTTACGTACAGCGTACGTAATGCGCTATGGTCGGCCCATGACTACTACGTACGCCGTACTTAGTGAGGGTCTGGAGAAGAGCTTCGGGGACGTCCATGCCGTCCGTGGCCTGGATCTGGCCGTGGCGGAGGGCACGGTGGTCGGGATGCTCGGCCCGAACGGGGCGGGCAAGACGACGGTCGTCCGGCTGCTGGCGACGCTGCTGCGGCCGGACGCGGGCTCCGCACGGATCGCGGGCCACGACCTGGTGCGCGAGCCGGGCGCGGTCCGGCGGGCGATCGGGGTGACCGGGCAGTACGCGTCGGTGGACGGGGATCTGACCGGGCGGCAGAACCTGCGGCTGTTCGCGCGGCTGCACCGGGTCCGTGACACGGCGGCCCGCGCGGGTGAACTCCTCGACCGTTTCGGCCTGACGGAGGCCGCCGACCGGCCGGCCTCCACCTACTCGGGCGGTATGCGCCGCCGGCTCGACCTCGCCGCCAGCCTGATCCGGCACCCGGCGGTGCTCTTCCTCGACGAGCCCACGACCGGGCTGGACCCGGTGAGCCGCAACCAGATCTGGGACGCCGTGCGCGCCCTGAAGGCGGAGGGCACGACCGTGCTGCTCACCACGCAGTATCTGGAGGAGGCCGACCGACTCGCCGACCGGATCGTGCTGATGGAGCGGGGCCGGATCGCGCACAGCGGCTCGCCGCCCCAACTCAAGGCGCTCATCGGCTCGTACGCGGAGGTCGTCGTCGCCCACGCGGACGCGCTGACCGGGGCGGCGGGCGTCCTCGACCAACTCACCGGCGCGGAGCCCTCGTTCGACCGCGAGCGGAACGCCGTGGGCGCGGTCGCCCTGGACCCGACGCTCACGCTCCCCCGGCTGGTGCGTGAACTCGACGCGGCAGGCGTGCCGTTGGTCGACGCGAGCCTGCGCCCGCCGACCCTCGACGACGTGTTCCTCCGGCTGACGGCCGGCCCCGTGGACCTCAAGGAGCGTGCGGCATGAGCGCGTTGGCGTACGACGGCACGGCGATGCTGGGCCGGCAGCTGCGGCGGGTGCGGAACAATCCGGGGCTGCTGATCCTCACCCAGGTCATGCCGATCTCGATGCTGCTGTTCTTCGGGTACGTCTTCGGCAGCGCGCTCGCCGTGCCGGGCGAGGAGTACCGGCGGTTCCTGGTGCCGGGGCTGCTGGTGGCGACGGCGTCCGGCGGGATCATGACCGGGATGTTCCAGGCCGCCGGGGACACGCACCGGGGGGTGATGGACCGTTTCCGGACGCTGCCGATGAGCCGGGCCGCCGTGCCGCTCGGGCAGGCGCTGGCGGATGTGCTCGTCACCGCCGCGGGGACGGTGCCGTTCCTGCTGGTGGGGCTCGCGGTGGGGTGGCGGATCGAGGGGGGCGCGCTCGCGGCGGCCGGTGCCTTCGGGCTGTTGCTGCTGTTCCGCTTCGCGTGCGTGTGGATCGGTGTCTTCCTGGGCCTGCTGACCCGCAACGAGGAGGCGGCCGGGCAGTTGGGCGGTGCCACGTTCCTGCTGCCGCTGCTGTCCAGCGCGTACATCCCGACCGAGGGGCTGCCCGGCTGGCTGCGCACGGTCGCCGAGTGGAACCCGATCAGCGCGGTCGCCACGGCGCTGCGCGACCTGTTCGGGAACGCGCCCGTGCCGGAGGGTGCCGCCTGGCCGGTGAGCCATCCCGTCGCCGGGTCGCTGCTGTGGTGCGCCGTGCTGCTTGCCGTGTTCGTACCGCTCGCGGTCCGCACGTACGCGGCCGGGGCGAAGTGACCTCCGGCCCGTTCGGGGGACGGGCCGGAGTCCGGTGCCCCCGGTGCCCCCGGCGGCCGGGTCGCCGGGTCGCCGGGTCGCCGGGTCGCCGGGTCGCCGGGTCGCCGGGTCGCCGGGTCGCCGGGTCGCCGGGTCGCCGGGTCGCCGGGGGCACGTGACACGCGCTACGTCCTGGTGACAACGGCGGCCCGGCGGGGACATGATCCACGGCATGCGCTCACCGTCCGGCCCCACCGAACCTCCGCCCACCGAACCTTCGCCCGGCGATCCCCTACCCCGCGATCCGCAGTCCACCGAGCCCCGGCCCGCCGATCCCCTGCCGCTCGACGGCCTCACCGTCGTCGCCGTCGAGCAGGCGGTCGCGGCCCCCTTCGCCACCCGCCAGCTCGCCGATCTGGGCGCGCGGGTGATCAAGGTGGAGCGGGTGGACGGCGGTGACTTCGCCCGTGGCTACGACACGGCCGCCGGGGGCCTCGCCTCGCACTTCGTGTGGTGCAACCGGGGCAAGGAGTCCCTGGCGCTGGATCTGAAGGACCCGCGCGGCCTGGCGGTCGTCCGGCGGCTGGTGGCGGACGCGGACGTGTTCGTGCAGAACCTCGCGCACGGCGCGGCGGCGCGGCTCGGCCTGGACGCCGCCACGCTGTGCGCCGCGCACCCCCGGCTGATCGCGGTGGACATCTCGGGCTACGGGGCGTCGGGGCCGTACTCGGACAAGCGGGCGTACGACATGCTCGTGCAGTGCGAGGCCGGGCTGGTGTCGGTGACGGGCACCCCGGAGCGGCCGGTGAAGGCGGGCATCCCGGCGGCGGACATCGCCGCCGGGATGTACGCGTTCTCGGGGGTGCTCGCGGCGCTCGTCCGCCGGGGCACGACCGGGCGGGGCGGGCCGGTGGAGGTGTCGATGCTGGAGGCGCTCGCGGAGTGGATGGGGCATCCGCTGCATCACGCGATGCACGGCGGGAGCGCGCCGGCGCGCACGGGGCTCGGGCACGCGGTGATCGCGCCGTACGACGCCTACGCGACGGCGGACGGCGGACGGGTGCTGCTGTCGGTGCAGAACGACCGTGAGTGGCGGCGGCTCGCCGAACAGGTGCTGGGGCGGCCGGAGTTGGCGGTCGATCCGGGTTTCGCGACGAACCCGGCGCGGGTCGAGCACCGGGAGCGTACGGACGAGCTGGTCGGGAGGGCGCTCGGAGTGCTGGGCACCGATGAGGCGCTGGCGCGGCTGGAGGCGGCGGGGATCGCCTGTGCGCGGCTACGGGATGTCACGGAGGTGGCGGCACATCCGCAGTTGGCGGCCCGGGACCGGTGGCGGGAGGTGGGTTCACCGGTGGGGCCGCTGAGGGCGTTGCTGCCGCCGATCACGCTGCCGGGCGGGGACGAGGCGCGGATGGGAGCGGTGCCCGCACTCGGGGAGCACACCGGGTCGCTGCTGCGTGCCGCGGGGATGACGGACGAGGAGATCGCAGCGCTGCGCCGGGACGGTGTGGTCGCCTGAGCGCGGGCCCTCCTGCGGGAAAGCCCTTGGAGCGTGGGGTACTAGCGGCTGCCGAACAGCGAGCGGCGCAGCCTCTTCAGGGGTGCGAACAGCGAGACCCGGCCGACGCGCGTGTCCTTGCGGTTGCTGCGCTCCTGCGGGGAACGTGACGTTATCTCACGCATCAGCGAGGTCGCCTCCGCCGCCTCGCGCTGTGGCACGGCGGGGCCGCTCAGCACCGAGAGATGGCGGTCGAGACGCGAACTGGTCGCGCTGCTCCCGCACGTGATCGCAGGGACTCGCGCCCTGCGCACTGTTATCTGTTCCATGTCACTCCCCACCCGTACGAGTCCACCCGGCCCGGGCAGCGTAACCATATCGCCCCGTTGGAGCACTCGGGAATCACGGTCCCGGTATTCCTCTACCCCGTCGGGGGGTTGTTGACTACTCTCCGAATCCGACCGATTCCAGGGCGAGTTGGACAACTGGCTGGCTGGTGGGTTGCGCTGATCCACCGTCGGGTTCGACGGTCACCGCGAGTGACGTCGCATCGTTGTCCATTCCCTCGGTGACCAAGGGCGTGTCGCCGTCGAAGAGACCGAGGGAGCGTGGTTGCACGTCGGGGCGCATGAGCCAGAGCTGATGCACCCGGTTGTTCGGGAGGTCCTTGAATCCGCTGAGGGTCACGATCGCGCTGCCCTCCTCCGCGGAGGCGATCACTCCGATGCGATGGCCCTCCGTGTCCCGGTCGCTGGTCGCGCGGGCGTCCGGCGCGGCGAGAACGTGGGCGATCTCACTGGCCCGGTCCCGCTCGGCGGCCAGTTCGTCCCGGGTGCGGTCGACCTGCACGGCGAAGAGGGAGGCCACGACGAGTGCGGCGGCGGCGGTGACGGTGGCCAGCGGGACGCGCAAAGAGCGCAGACGGGGCGCACGGGCGCGCGCCTTCGGCGGCGGCTCGGTGCCCCACACATGGCGCGGCAGATGCCGGTCCCGTGCCGACCGCGCGCTCCAGGACCGGTTCTCCTGTGGTGTGTTGCGTACGGCGGCGAAGACCCGGTCGCGCATCGCCATGGGTGCCGGGGCCGCCGTCGACCAGGCGAGGCGGACCGCGTCCTCGGACAGGGCGCGCACCTCGGCCGGACAGCGGTCGCAGCGCTCCAGGTGCTGCTCGAAGCGGCGCCGCTCCTCGGGCTCCAGGGCGTCGAGGGCGTAGGGAGCGGCGAGCGAGTGGAGATCCTCGCGACGGAAGAGGCTCACTCCGCACCTCCCCCGGGCCGGCCGAACTGGGCGCTCATGCGACTCCTCCCAGGCATTCGCGCAGCCGTGTGAGTCCGTCGCGCATACGGGTCTTGACCGTGCCGAGCGGCAGTGAGAGCCGCTCGGCCACTTCTCGGTAGGTGTAGCCGTCGTAGTAGGCGAGGGTGACCGACTCGCGCTGGAGGGTGGTGAGTTTCTCCAGACAGTGGCGCACCCACTGGCGTTCGAGTCCGGCCTCGACCTCTTCCGCGACCTGGTCGAAGGCGGGGTGGTGGTTACGGCGTCCCTCGCGCTGCTCGCGTTCGGTGGCGGCGCGGGCGCTGCGCACCCGGTCCACCGCGCGCCGGTGCGCGAGGGTGAGTATCCAGGACAGCGCGCTGCCGCGGGCGGGGTCGAACCGGCCCGCGGAACGCCACAGTTCGAGCAGCACCTCCTGAGCCACCTCCTCCGACTGCGCGGGGTCCCGCACGACCCGGCGGACCAGCCCGAACACCGGGCCGGACACCAGTACGTACAGCTCCTCGAACGCCCGTTGGT of Streptomyces phaeolivaceus contains these proteins:
- a CDS encoding GntR family transcriptional regulator, which encodes MTSFAPDSLVLNRKLPLWYQVSQSLRASILGRSARDPLRLPTEEQLAGHYGVSVLTMRQALKELEDEGLITRHRRRGTFIEPSARRGSPVRLLGSVDAIVAQQSGMTTELLDQGTAPLSGELSEYFPDLTEVATYHRLRADEKTGEPTNHARNYVRPELAARIDRDDLLRWPMTKVLRDVVGVGISRITDTVEARIADPETARLLHVPLLSPILHYTGVTYDDAGRVLDVAVIHYRGDRFSFTVTLDAH
- a CDS encoding type ISP restriction/modification enzyme, whose translation is MPSVTPDDVPLLADLMPWSVAPPRLGRGWPTGPDAASLKARWDALVKAEGPDRETLFAPTRSRTLASAVAQLPGQSSGTGRLARESGPCPEPVRILAAPFDEQWLVPDHRLIDAARPELWRVADERQVFVVEQTVAPESSGPVLLASPVLPLLPLHGPRVGRVRPLYRRPGGLEPNLAPGLPEYLGARLGTGAVDPVDVLAWILVAARPGPNRVDVPLPTDPEAWSHGVELGRRVLWLHLRRDGDRPRLPGGRRPYVRAPLPARPLELLYDREEESLLVGEGRISPVPSEAWDFHVGGARVLEEWFARRTEAAEPGTLEAIRPPTWPQTWTSELLELITVLALLAEQRQRQGELTVEEPITTADLREAGVLPVPESSRGPASVLDHHEEGPEGQFTLL
- a CDS encoding TetR/AcrR family transcriptional regulator, which gives rise to MAGRAAQPEVIWARPERTGRGPRPAFSRADIAAAAVRLADAGGLDAVSMRHVAAELGCGTMSLYNYVPRKEDLYELMVDTVSGEHELWEPGADWQADMRRVAHQTRALLRRHPWMPRLMSPVYGFSPNGLRYLEHCMTCMDSLDAPYGTKMQLLAMVNGCVTTYVANELATAERVRSLPWSEERENAVRIAYLGGQIASGAYPRLAAAFTEDPGPIDLDAAFEWMLGRVLESFAP
- a CDS encoding ATP-binding cassette domain-containing protein, which gives rise to MTTTYAVLSEGLEKSFGDVHAVRGLDLAVAEGTVVGMLGPNGAGKTTVVRLLATLLRPDAGSARIAGHDLVREPGAVRRAIGVTGQYASVDGDLTGRQNLRLFARLHRVRDTAARAGELLDRFGLTEAADRPASTYSGGMRRRLDLAASLIRHPAVLFLDEPTTGLDPVSRNQIWDAVRALKAEGTTVLLTTQYLEEADRLADRIVLMERGRIAHSGSPPQLKALIGSYAEVVVAHADALTGAAGVLDQLTGAEPSFDRERNAVGAVALDPTLTLPRLVRELDAAGVPLVDASLRPPTLDDVFLRLTAGPVDLKERAA
- a CDS encoding ABC transporter permease, coding for MSALAYDGTAMLGRQLRRVRNNPGLLILTQVMPISMLLFFGYVFGSALAVPGEEYRRFLVPGLLVATASGGIMTGMFQAAGDTHRGVMDRFRTLPMSRAAVPLGQALADVLVTAAGTVPFLLVGLAVGWRIEGGALAAAGAFGLLLLFRFACVWIGVFLGLLTRNEEAAGQLGGATFLLPLLSSAYIPTEGLPGWLRTVAEWNPISAVATALRDLFGNAPVPEGAAWPVSHPVAGSLLWCAVLLAVFVPLAVRTYAAGAK
- a CDS encoding CaiB/BaiF CoA transferase family protein; protein product: MRSPSGPTEPPPTEPSPGDPLPRDPQSTEPRPADPLPLDGLTVVAVEQAVAAPFATRQLADLGARVIKVERVDGGDFARGYDTAAGGLASHFVWCNRGKESLALDLKDPRGLAVVRRLVADADVFVQNLAHGAAARLGLDAATLCAAHPRLIAVDISGYGASGPYSDKRAYDMLVQCEAGLVSVTGTPERPVKAGIPAADIAAGMYAFSGVLAALVRRGTTGRGGPVEVSMLEALAEWMGHPLHHAMHGGSAPARTGLGHAVIAPYDAYATADGGRVLLSVQNDREWRRLAEQVLGRPELAVDPGFATNPARVEHRERTDELVGRALGVLGTDEALARLEAAGIACARLRDVTEVAAHPQLAARDRWREVGSPVGPLRALLPPITLPGGDEARMGAVPALGEHTGSLLRAAGMTDEEIAALRRDGVVA
- a CDS encoding anti-sigma factor, encoding MSLFRREDLHSLAAPYALDALEPEERRRFEQHLERCDRCPAEVRALSEDAVRLAWSTAAPAPMAMRDRVFAAVRNTPQENRSWSARSARDRHLPRHVWGTEPPPKARARAPRLRSLRVPLATVTAAAALVVASLFAVQVDRTRDELAAERDRASEIAHVLAAPDARATSDRDTEGHRIGVIASAEEGSAIVTLSGFKDLPNNRVHQLWLMRPDVQPRSLGLFDGDTPLVTEGMDNDATSLAVTVEPDGGSAQPTSQPVVQLALESVGFGE
- a CDS encoding sigma-70 family RNA polymerase sigma factor is translated as MEADELLVRVAGGDQRAFEELYVLVSGPVFGLVRRVVRDPAQSEEVAQEVLLELWRSAGRFDPARGSALSWILTLAHRRAVDRVRSARAATEREQREGRRNHHPAFDQVAEEVEAGLERQWVRHCLEKLTTLQRESVTLAYYDGYTYREVAERLSLPLGTVKTRMRDGLTRLRECLGGVA